In one Colletotrichum destructivum chromosome 2, complete sequence genomic region, the following are encoded:
- a CDS encoding Putative peptidase M3A/M3B catalytic domain, neurolysin/Thimet oligopeptidase, domain 2 yields the protein MPNLTMSTRHPPRKPPVFTITPTDIITDINRLISASQAAQLAITDSVTTSNATYDKVLLALSRAENALAAVSTLLLFHNAVSPSPEVRDASAKARSILREFELECSMNEDLFRLVDAVYNNSGEVQGLEPEARNYLNKKHKEFVKNGLRIPAGPKRDRFKEIRSRIESLTSEFSKSLAEADVSVWFTPDELDGYPQDSLARLEKGEPGGESEGKLRIRIPNHLTLVLRTVRNPETRKRARLAFENRCPENVAVFREVVVLRHEAARLLGYTDHASLSVEDKMAESPRRVDAFLSSLRSKLAKAGEAERETLLRLKQRDVEARGETFDGRHFFIWDVPYYRNLLSREQYSVDHETISEYFPLQATVGGMLRIFEHLFGMAFHEIEGDERDRLSSTGKGDDLVWHPDVQILSVWDAESEGSGFLGYLYLDLYQRDGKRGSPANFSLIPGFTNPDGSRTHPSTALICAFAPPPSAHRPTLLRHSDVVMLFHELGHGIHDLVSRTQLARFHGPMGTVVDFGEAPSQMLENWCWTPTQLRGLSRHYSYLSEACLEDWRARVGQEDARQPPEKIPEDVVEGLIEARHGGQVLGTLHQLLISIFDMAVHQLAGQDAVESVDFTQLWNRLRREIVPTDDPSVLGEGDGWGHGYTNIGHLMDEYDAGYYGYFFSKVYAQDIFTNVFKEGPMSQGAGRRYRYGVLEKGGSRPEMKTLTDFLGRDVRMEPFYEDLGLTV from the exons ATGCCGAATCTCACAATGTCTACCCGCCACCCACCCCGAAAGCCGCCGGTTTTCACCATCACACCAACAGACATCATTACCGACATCAACCGCCTCATCTCAGCATCCCAGGCCGCCCAGCTGGCCATCACAGACTCCGTGACAACTTCCAACGCAACCTACGACAAagtcctcctcgccctttCCCGTGCGGAAAACGCGCTCGCCGCGGTGTCCacccttctcctcttccacaACGCCGTGTCTCCGTCCCCGGAAGTCCGTGACGCCTCTGCCAAAGCCCGCAGCATCCTCCGCGAATTTGAGCTGGAATGCTCGATGAACGAAGACCTTttccgcctcgtcgatgctGTTTACAACAACAGCGGCGAGGTCCAAGGCCTGGAGCCCGAAGCCAGAAACTATTTGAACAAGAAACACAAGGAGTTCGTCAAGAACGGTCTGCGCATCCCGGCTGGCCCCAAGCGGGACCGGTTCAAGGAAATCCGAAGCCGCATCGAAAGCCTGACGTCGGAATTTTCCAAGTCactggccgaggccgatgtcTCCGTCTGGTTCACCCCCGACGAACTTGACGGATACCCGCAAGACTCGCTCGCTCGTCTCGAAAAGGGAGAACCCGGGGGTGAAAGCGAGGGTAAGCTACGCATCAGAATCCCGAACCACctcaccctcgtcctccggACCGTACGCAACCCCGAAACTCGGAAGAGGGCCCGCCTGGCCTTCGAGAACCGTTGTCCGGAAaacgtcgccgtcttccgcgAAGTCGTGGTCCTCCGCCACGAAGCCGCCCGTCTCCTGGGCTACACCGACCACGCCTCCCTTAGCGTCGAGgacaagatggccgagtCTCCCCGGCGCGTCGAcgccttcctctcctctctaAGGTCGAAGCTGGCCAAGGCAGGCGAGGCGGAACGCGAGACTCTTCTCCGGCTCAAACAgcgcgacgtcgaggcccgaGGCGAGACCTTCGACGGCCGGCACTTCTTCATCTGGGACGTACCGTACTACAGGAATCTCCTCTCGCGAGAGCAGTACTCCGTCGACCACGAGACAATTTCAGAGTATTTCCCCCTCCAAGCGACAGTCGGGGGAATGCTGCGCATTTTTGAGCACCTCTTCGGGATGGCGTTCCACGAGAttgagggcgacgagagggATCGTTTGTCGTCCACCGGCAAAGGAGACGACTTGGTCTGGCATCCAGACGTCCAGATCTTGAGCGTGTGGGACGCCGAGAGTGAGGGCAGCGGGTTTCTAGGGTATCTCTACCTCGATCTTTACCAACGAGACGGGAAACGCGGCAGTCCCGCCAACTTTAGCCTAATCCCG GGCTTCACTAACCCAGACGGAAGCCGCACGCATCCGTCGACGGCTCTGATCTGTGCCtttgcccctcccccctctgcCCACCGGCCAACCCTCCTCCGCCATTCCGATGTCGTGATGCTCTTCCACGAGCTGGGTCACGGCATCCACGACCTCGTCTCCCGCACGCAGCTCGCACGGTTCCACGGGCCCAtgggcaccgtcgtcgactttGGCGAGGCGCCGAGCCAGATGCTCGAGAACTGGTGCTGGACGCCGACCCAACTGAGGGGGCTCAGCCGGCACTACTCGTACCTGTCCGAGGCGTGTCTCGAGGATTGGCGGGCTCGCGTGGGACAAGAGGATGCGCGGCAGCCGCCGGAGAAGATCCCGGAAGACGTGGTCGAAGGTCTCATCGAGGCTAGGCATGGCGGACAGGTGCTGGGCACGCTGCATCAGCTCCTCATCAGTATCTTCGACATGGCCGTCCATCAGCTTGCGGGccaagacgccgtcgagagcGTTGACTTCACGCAACTGTGGAACAGGCTTCGTAGGGAAATCGTCCCGACCGATGACCCGTCCGTTttgggcgagggcgacgggtGGGGACACGGATACACCAACATTGGACACCTGATGGACGAATACGATGCTGGGTATTATGGCTATTTCTT CTCCAAGGTCTATGCCCAGGATATCTTCACCAATGTTTTCAAAGAAGGTCCCATGAGCCAAGGAGCAGGCCGCAGGTACCGCTACGGCGTGCTCGAAAAGGGAGGAAGTCGGCCTGAGATGAAGACGCTTACGGACTTTCTGGGGCGCGACGTCCGGATGGAGCCTTTCTATGAGGACTTGGGGTTGACCGTCTAG
- a CDS encoding Putative Low temperature requirement A encodes MAKLPSSQVRRVDSDSSSISWGLDYLQEEKIAPLTWIESPVSSADEDTGEIKLCVRHSANTIELFSDLFFVANLETFTQTHSITNLGSLAAYLGFFSIIWFTWFQITLHDVRFSIDSGYERMCKILQFLLFVGFALVGSSFSPGTKEHNNANFQLLCNILFATRLLLVAQYSVALHFVRKKTKALNWPLSLTIVLFIFSGGAFYSMTPAFSPESGNGLGIYYVWYIILLIEIGITLGLSSIWKSLSFKHTHLTERMGLFTLVIIGEGAIGATKTVGIIMGDTGLRLDACLIIGCTVFILMFCWMLYFDNPPECKFGTVRQQIWAALHFPFHLGMIGVVEGSQQIALAWQVLSYFSDFFRDVRKACITENQDGLILAESITTSFKNLKMPDSAETRSMIPFIYQEIYNIGNITGVCSAANTAGGDSLFLPDAFRSMTKRVLGVLFESYNGVSSPTDEDVGEVAQPAYSTVYIYYWSSFLFVVASFAIFILITRHKDRPLNIFDKAAITTRGLAALLAVGLAAGAASDKFIFRYLGSGATLPTVALIFLAILAIDRYTKHLSAKTLRRNMTETTESWERALAERGISEASLVVGKA; translated from the exons aTGGCGAAGCTCCCGAGCAGCCAGGTCCGCCGGGTCGATTCCGACAGCTCCTCGATCAGCTG GGGTCTCGACTACCTCCAGGAAGAAAAGATCGCGCCTCTGACCTGGATCGAGTCCCCCGTGTCgtccgccgacgaggacacgGGCGAGATCAAGCTGTGCGTGCGGCACAGCGCCAACACCATCGAGCTCTTCTCGgacctcttcttcgtcgccaacCTCGAGACCTTTACGCAGACGCACTCCATCACCAACCTCGGCAGCCTCGCGGCCTAcctcggcttcttcagcaTCATCTGGTTCACCTGGTTCCAGATCACGCTGCACGACGTGCGCTTCTCCATCGACTCGGGCTACGAGCGCATGTGCAAGATCCTGCAGTTCCTGCTGTTCGTCGGCTTCGCGCTGGTGGGGTCCTCGTTCAGCCCCGGGACCAAGGAGCACAACAATGCG AACTTCCAACTGCTCTGTAACATCCTCTTCGCGACTCGCCTGCTGCTCGTCGCGCAGTACTCTGTCGCCCTTCACTTCGTCCGCAAGAAGACAAAGGCCCTAAACTGGCCCCTCTCCCTCACCATtgtcctcttcatcttctccggCGGCGCCTTCTACTCGATGACACCGGCTTTCTCCCCCGAGTCCGGCAACGGCCTGGGCATCTACTACGTCTGGTACATCATCCTCCTGATCGAGATCGGCATCACCCTGGGACTTTCATCCATCTGGAAGAGCCTCAGCTTCAAACACACACATCTGACGGAGCGCATGGGACTCTTcaccctcgtcatcatcggcgagggcgccatcggcgccaCCAAGaccgtcggcatcatcatgggTGACACAGGCCTGCGGCTCGACGCCTGCTTGATCATTGGTTGCACCGTCTTCATCCTT ATGTTCTGCTGGATGCTCTACTTCGACAACCCGCCGGAGTGCAAGTTCGGCACCGTCCGCCAACAGATCTGGGCGGCGTTACACTTCCCTTTCCATCTCGGCATGATCGGTGTTGTGGAGGGGTCGCAGCAGATCGCATTGGCCTGGCAGGTCCTCAGCTACTTCAGCGACTTCTTCCGAGATGTGCGCAAAGCATGCATCACCGAGAACCAAGACGGCCTTATACTCGCTGAGTCCATCACCACCTCATTCAAGAACCTCAAGATGCCCGACAGCGCCGAGACGCGCAGCATGATCCCCTTCATATACCAGGAGATTTACAACATCGGCAACATCACGGGCGTCTGCTCGGCGGCCAACACGGCGGGCGGCGACTCCCTCTTCCTGCCGGACGCGTTCCGGTCGATGACGAAACGCGTGCTCGGCGTGCTCTTCGAGTCGTACAACGGCGTCAGCTCGCCCACGGACgaagacgtcggcgaggtcgcgcAGCCGGCCTACTCGACCGTCTATATCTACTACTGGTCCTCGTTCCTTTTTGTCGTCGCGTCcttcgccatcttcatcctcatcaccaGGCACAAGGACCGGCCCCTCAACAtcttcgacaaggccgccatcacGACCAGAGGCTTGGCCGCTCTGTTGGCCGTCGGGCTGGCCGCCGGTGCGGCGTCGGACAAGTTCATCTTCAGGTATCTTGGGAGCGGCGCCACGTTGCCCACTGTGGCGttgatcttcttggccatcttggcCATCGACCGGTACACAAAACACCTGAGCGCCAAAACCCTAAGACGCAACATGACGGAGACTACGGAATCCTGGGAGAGGGCTCTGGCAGAAAGGGGCATATCAGAGGCGTCGTTGGTGGTTGGCAAGGCTTAG
- a CDS encoding Putative MFS transporter superfamily, giving the protein MSVPCSPLDSSISTKTRATQSDFNIAMDSSSGSSSSLEGPVTTTLVPHDLPELLKGLSEGELAALEKKLIRRLDTRMLPTMILMYIMNYLDRWEKSFLNVINGFGLHSYRNAIGAARLGGLEEDLGLTGSQFQTCVSILFIGYILMQVPSNMLLNRIGRPALYLTGCMAVWIPGHYIHVRMA; this is encoded by the exons ATGTCCGTCCCCTGTTCACCACTCGATTCAAGCATTTCAACGAAGACTCGGGCAACCCAAAGTGATTTCAACATCGCCATGGACTCATCATCGGGCAGCAGTTCGAGTCTCGAGGGTCCCGTTACGACGACGCTGGTTCCTCACGACCTCCCGGAATTGTTGAAGGGCTTGTCCGAGGGCGAACTCGCTGctctcgagaagaagctgatAAGGAGACTGGACACGAGGATGCTGCCAACGATGATTCTGATGTACATCATGAATTACCTCGACAGGTGGGAGAAAAGTTTCCTTAACGTCATTAATGGTTTCGGCTTACACAGCTATAGAAACGCGATTGGAGCAGCTAGGCTGGGTGGGTTGGAAGAGGATTTAGGGTTGACAGGGAGCCAGTTCCAG ACCTGCGTCTCCATCCTATTCATTGGATACATACTCATGCAGGTCCCTTCCAACATGCTGCTGAACAGGATCGGTCGTCCTGCCTTGTATCTGACAGGCTGCATGGCTGTCTGG ATCCCTGGCCACTATATCCATGTCCGCATGGCATAG
- a CDS encoding Putative major facilitator superfamily, MFS transporter superfamily: protein MMARTGCIATLSSWYVRKELGLRTGLFYTGSMLSGAFSGLLAAGILSGMDGTLGLLAWRWTFITEGTLTVVIALGALFVLPDFPANTRWLTEQERQLAVWRMEVDAAGEEDWTGSSSSSSSSPQPLFDGFRMLVVDPVNWILVLVVYGAASSISINSFFPTIVGGLGRGRIATLLLTSPPYLLACVACAGVSWNAGRTGERYWHTVSPLACALVGFVVSSAATGVAPRYFGAMVMLPGIYTGFNMSMVWTANTIYRPAAKRAAAVAFNNAVSTLSSIYGSYLYPSHAAPRFVLAFSVNAGMAFMAIVASTALHFVLKRENRKLALRDQEAENDGRTILVGKGFRYLV, encoded by the coding sequence ATGATGGCGCGTACAGGTTGCATAGCCACGCTCAGCTCCTGGTACGTCCGCAAAGAGCTCGGCCTCCGCACCGGCCTGTTCTACACCGGCTCCATGCTCTCGGGCGCATTCTCGGGGCTCCTCGCCGCGGGGATCTTGAGCGGCATGGACGGCACGCTCGGCCTGCTGGCGTGGCGCTGGACCTTCATTACCGAAGGCACCctcaccgtcgtcatcgccctcggcgccctcttcgtcctcccgGACTTCCCGGCCAACACTAGGTGGCTGACGGAGCAGGAGCGGCAGCTGGCCGTGTGGCGCAtggaggtcgacgccgcgggcgaggaggactggacgggctcgtcgtcgtcgtcgtcgtcgtcgccgcagccgctCTTCGACGGGTTCCGgatgctcgtcgtcgacccggtCAACTGGATCCTCGTGCTCGTCGTCTACGGCGCCgcgtcgtccatctccatcaACAGCTTCTTCCCgaccatcgtcggcggcctcggcaggGGCCGCATCGCGACGCTGCTGCTCACCTCGCCCCCGTACCTGCTGGCCTGCGTCGCGTGCGCGGGCGTCTCGTGGAACGCGGGCCGGACGGGCGAGCGGTACTGGCACACCGTCAGCCCGCTGGCGTGCGCGCTTGTCGGGTTCGTCGTGTCAagcgcggcgacgggggTGGCGCCGCGGTACTTTGGGGCCATGGTCATGCTGCCCGGCATCTACACGGGCTTCAACATGTCCATGGTCTGgaccgccaacaccatctACCGCCCGGCCGCcaagcgcgccgccgccgtggccttCAACAACGCCGTGTCCACGCTGTCGAGCATCTACGGCTCGTACCTGTACCCCAGCCACGCGGCGCCCCGGTTCGTGCTGGCCTTCAGCGTCAACGCCGGCATGGCGTTCATGGCGATcgtggcctcgacggccttgcaTTTTGTGTTGAAGAGGGAAAACCGGAAGCTGGCGTTGAGGGATCAAGAGGCGGAGAATGACGGCCGGACGATCCTGGTGGGAAAGGGATTTAGATACTTGGTTTAG
- a CDS encoding Putative germin, rmlC-like cupin domain superfamily, rmlC-like jelly roll — MYTSTIFSGLLFTAAALAAPAAPPASSHTSSAAPAANTGVSIDDVLPPIVPVNTRSGNQELITKLMTAPTQQERVRLLNQPGDFVFDFNDAGAPAGSESRGKGGFSTSATAKTFPALIGNGAAMTLAFLGPCGMNTAHVHNRATELNVVVKGRLVTNFIVENGLDPIANTMDTFQMSVFPQGAIHQEFNPDCEDAVFVAGFNDVDPGVEQVAQTFLNLRPDVVSATLGGVQTVDGADLESFREHIPANIALGIDACLNKCGIKRNAKRDLNEIFGSA; from the coding sequence ATGTACACCTCCACCATTTTCTCGGGTCTCCTTTTCACGGCGGCTGCCCTGGctgccccggccgccccTCCCGCCTCGAGCCACACTTCTTCGGCGGCACCCGCAGCCAACACCGGCGTCtccatcgacgacgtcctcccccccatcgTCCCCGTCAACACCCGCTCCGGCAACCAGGAACTTATCACCAAGCTCATGACGGCCCCGACGCAGCAGGAGCGCGTCCGCCTGCTCAACCAGCCCGGcgacttcgtcttcgacttcaacgacgccggcgcgcccGCCGGCTCCGAGTCCCGAGGCAAGGGgggcttctcgacctcggccacggccaagACGTTCCCGGCCCTcatcggcaacggcgccgccatgacgctcgccttcctcggcccCTGCGGCATGAACACGGCCCACGTCCACAACCGCGCCACCGAgctcaacgtcgtcgtcaagggccGCCTCGTCACCAACTTCATCGTCGAGAACGGCCTCGACCCCATCGCCAACACCATGGACACCTTCCAGATGTCCGTCTTCCCCCAGGGCGCCATCCACCAGGAGTTCAACCCGGACTgcgaggacgccgtcttcgtcgccggcttcaacgacgtcgacccgggcgtcgagcaggtcgCCCAGACCTTCCTCAACCTCCGCCCGGACGTCGTCTCCGCCActctcggcggcgtgcagaccgtcgacggcgccgacctggAGAGCTTCCGCGAGCACATCCCGGCCaacatcgccctcggcatcgacgcctGCCTGAACAAGTGCGGCATCAAGAGGAACGCGAAGCGCGACCTGAACGAGATCTTCGGCTCTGCTTAG
- a CDS encoding Putative metal-dependent hydrolase: protein MLPTIGRLRSRALSGRPAIISLSTKTINRRVLPSLIEPCRHRVFNSSLKPTPPPEGSWDSHVHIIDPQKFPFPASVKPPQEATINQAFQNAEGLGLPNLVFVQLSTYGNDNTWVLESLRDVGPARGRGVVAFDPEHIDSHTLQQWHDLGVRGVRVNLRSSNTVLSKTEIQTVLRRYAERLRPLKTWSIGLYADMDVLDHVEPLMSELGVKLVLEHFGSPALLPLNPAKQPGWNALKRMMEDPRVYVKISAPYLFSEDASFSDLESLAKALFRMRNGDGVVFGSDWPHTKSRGWDAKPFVDKIAEWCDGDDELRKKLFRGNARDLWDV, encoded by the coding sequence ATGCTGCCAACAATCGGCCGCCTGCGCTCTCGCGCGTTGTCAGGGCGGCCCGCCATAATCTCTCTGTCGACCAAGACCATCAACCGCCGGGTTCTTCCCAGCCTCATTGAGCCATGTCGACATCGGGTCTTCAACTCCTCGTTAAaacccacccctcctccagAAGGGTCGTGGGATAGCCACGTCCACATCATCGACCCCCAAAAGTTTCCGTTCCCCGCCAGCGTCAAGCCCCCTCAGGAAGCAACCATAAACCAGGCATTCCAGAACGCTGAAGGACTCGGGCTGCCGAACCTGGTGTTCGTCCAGCTGTCCACGTACGGCAACGATAACACGTGGGTGCTCGAGTCTCTCAGGGACGTCGGGCCCGCCAGAGGtcgcggcgtcgtcgcgtTCGACCCGGAACACATCGACTCCCATACCTTACAGCAGTGGCACGATCTCGGTGTGCGGGGCGTCCGGGTCAACCTCCGATCGTCCAACACCGTGCTCTCCAAGACCGAAATTCAGACCGTGTTGCGCAGGTACGCCGAGAGACTGCGGCCGTTGAAAACGTGGTCGATCGGGCTGTACGCCGACATGGACGTCCTCGATCACGTCGAGCCGCTGATGTCCGAACTCGGGGTGAAGTTGGTGCTCGAGCACTTCGGTTCCCCGGCGCTACTGCCGCTGAACCCGGCCAAGCAGCCGGGCTGGAACGCGCTGAAACGCATGATGGAGGACCCGCGCGTCTACGTCAAGATCTCGGCGCCGTACCTTTTCTCCGAGGATGCGAGCTTTTCCGACCTGGAGTCGCTGGCCAAGGCCCTCTTCCGCATGCGGAACGGGGACGGCGTCGTGTTCGGCTCGGACTGGCCCCATACCAAATCGCGGGGGTGGGATGCGAAGCCGTTCGTAGACAAGATCGCCGAGTGGTGTGACGGTGATGACGAGCTGCGGAAGAAGCTTTTCCGGGGCAATGCGAGGGACCTATGGGACGTTTGA
- a CDS encoding Putative protein kinase-like domain superfamily, with the protein MMTMMMQRIKPGKSLSLCVRRTGRTSRSSFSVSPHRLQLPVFVAARTMSTRILTFPNDGFERLPVHIQIEEETVPDYEPERFYPVQIGEVFCSRYQVVARLGFGTTSTVWLCRDVRYMSIRPAAVSRRIQSINAEHPGKARLRVALDTFQIIRMSEVVSPHIGNWIGSTPIPDQTLEGRERQLRGRDQQLLLALVRKMLRWDPDETPSAEDLFEDEFLIQYRGGEDGYRP; encoded by the exons atgatgacgatgatgatgcagCGAATAAAACCAGGCAAGTCACTCAGCTTGTGTGTTCGACGAACTGGAAGAACCAGTCGTTCTTCGTTCAGTGTCAGCCCCCACCGGCTTCAATTGCCTGTGTTTGTTGCCGCAAGGACGATGTCTACTCGGATTCTTACCTTTCCAAACGACGGTTTCGAAAGACTCCCGGTCCACATTCAAATCGAAGAAGAAACAGTACCAGACTACGAACCCGAGAGGTTCTATCCTGTACAAATTGGTGAGGTGTTCTGCTCCCGGTATCAGGTCGTCGCGAGGCTGGGGTTTGGCACCACTTCGACTGTCTGGCTGTGCCGAGACGTCAGGTACATGTCCATCCGTCCC GCGGCCGTCTCCCGACGCATCCAATCCATCAACGCCGAGCACCCCGGCAAGGCGCGTTTGCGGGTGGCGCTGGATACCTTTCAGATCATTCGCATGAGTGAAGTTGTCTCACCACATATAGGCAACTGGATCGGGTCAACACCGATTCCCGACCAGACCCTCGAGGGGCGTGAGAGGCAACTAAGAGGTAGAGACCAGCAGCTGCTACTCGCTCTGGTGCGGAAGATGCTGCGGTGGGATCCAGATGAGACGCCGTCCGCGGAGGACCTATTCGAGGACGAGTTCCTGATCCAGTACAGAGGAGGCGAAGACGGGTATCGTCCATGA
- a CDS encoding Putative major facilitator superfamily, MFS transporter superfamily: MATTKTDDTPADPHRPSWLAKIHPYFRDPEHVLVLKLDVLLLSWAFVAGLMKDMDQSATTAAYVSGMQEALSLYGNELVEFTTYFSIGYALFIVPSQLVQTRVRPSLWLPFCEVVWGAITLATFAARNARTVFVLRFFLGVFEATSWPGIVNLIFNWYTPAELGKRLAIFGVSSQAGSMFLGILQAALYKNLNGAHGLEGWQWLFVVSGVMTIVWGLYGFLAIPDSPVTTRALWLTGPERALAASRMARSGTTTQEIVKGRAALWSRVRGLFVSPVTYLFLAAYLQFAWSQRANAYFLLYLKGLKDAATGEALYSVYTVNLIPLGGYAISIVANISLNALSDWKNWRWQVAVGAALLQLVATSVLAAWPAGRAAVMTFYFLTFATAAWGYALLAWLAIILRKEPEARSVIVGVAVTLVYVGHATIPLRAWRTADAPRYPVGFPLAAAFSVGSIAAILGMLWYVRKYPDILDFGLNWKTLREAGDSVAHLEKVEVVDSQDGGESKKRDAREAVNTVS, from the coding sequence ATGGCGACAACCAAAACCGACGACACGCCGGCGGACCCTCACCGGCCCTCATGGCTCGCCAAGATCCACCCCTACTTCCGCGACCCGGAGCACGTCCTCGTGCTCAAGCTAGACGTCCTCCTGCTCTCGTGGGCCTTCGTCGCGGGCCTCATGAAGGACATGGATcagtcggcgacgacggccgcctaCGTCTCGGGCATGCAGGAGGCCCTCTCGCTCTACGGcaacgagctcgtcgagtTCACCACCTACTTCTCCATCGGCTacgccctcttcatcgtgCCCTCCCAGCTCGTCCAGACCCGCGTGCGCCCTTCGCTGTGGCTGCCCTTCTGCGAGGTCGTCTGGGGCGCCATCACCCTCGCCACCTTCGCCGCCCGCAACGCCCGCACCGTCTTCGTGTTgcgcttcttcctcggcgtcttcgaggcCACCTCGTGGCCCGGCATCGTCAACCTCATCTTCAACTGGTACACCCCGGCCGAGCTGGGCAAGCGCCTCGCCATCTTCGGCGTCAGCAGCCAGGCCGGCAGCAtgttcctcggcatcctgcAGGCCGCCCTCTACAAGAACCTCAACGGTgcccacggcctcgagggctGGCAGTGGCTTTTCGTCGTCTCTGGCGTCATGACCATCGTCTGGGGCCTGTAcggcttcctcgccatccccgaCAGCCCCGTCACGACGCGCGCCCTCTGGCTCACCGGGCCCGAacgcgccctcgccgcctcgaggaTGGCCCGCTCCGGCACCACGACGCAGGAGATCGTCAAGGGCCGGGCGGCGCTGTGGTCGCGCGTGCGCGGCCTCTTCGTCTCCCCCGTCACGTatctcttcctcgccgcctacCTGCAGTTCGCCTGGTCCCAGCGCGCCAACGCCTACTTCCTGCTCTACCTCAAGGGcctcaaggacgccgccacGGGCGAGGCGCTCTACTCGGTCTACACGGTCAACCTGATCCCGCTCGGCGGCTacgccatctccatcgtcgccaacatCTCGCTCAACGCCCTCAGCGACTGGAAGAACTGGCGCTGGcaggtcgccgtcggcgccgccttgctccagctcgtcgccaCCTCGGTCCTGGCCGCCTGGcccgccggccgcgccgccgtcatgaccTTCTACTTCCTGACCTTCGCCACCGCAGCATGGGGCTACGCCCTGCTCGCCTGGCTCGCCATCATCCTGCGCAAGGAGCCCGAGGCGCgctccgtcatcgtcggtGTCGCTGTCACCCTCGTCTACGTCGGCCACGCGACGATCCCGCTGCGCGCATGGCGGACCGCCGACGCGCCGCGGTACCCCGTCGGGTTCCCGCTGGCGGCCGCCTTCAGCGTCGGCAGCATCGCCGCGATCCTCGGCATGCTGTGGTACGTGCGGAAGTACCCCGACATCCTCGACTTCGGACTCAACTGGAAGACCCTGAGGGAGGCCGGGGACAGCGTGGCGCATCTCGAGAAAGTCGAGGTGGTCGATAGCCAGGACGGGGGCGAGAGCAAGAAGAGGGATGCGAGAGAGGCTGTCAATACCGTTTCATAA
- a CDS encoding Putative TauD/TfdA-like domain, taurine dioxygenase TauD-like superfamily, with protein MSSQPLYPAYLPTRPDGFQPTVDVPYFEAEEPGRRADATKPSLLRAGAVVENITPRVGSEVRGVQLTQLSKAGLDEVALLAAERGVLVFRDQDFADAGFDKQREIVRHYGPLHQHPTMGYPKGTGPEFHVVYADEKAGNLRTLLGPRAAYDLWHVDQTFTPNVPSTTFFWVLEQPASGGGDTAFTSLTAAYAALSPAFRATLAGLRLFHTSASVGEVARVGAERALAEAVSTTHPLVARHPVTGAPALFVNPTIARRVEGFLPEESDALLGFLHNHIRSLDFGCRVKWERGSVVVWDQRSVAHSAVPDFRDGERRHMVRIIPYGSRPEPAFPEEYERALGREV; from the exons ATGTCGTCCCAGCCACTCTACCCGGCCTACCTGCCCACGCGGCCCGACGGGTTCCAGCCGACGGTCGACGTCCCCTacttcgaggccgaggagcccGGGAGAcgcgccgacgccaccaagccgtccctcctccgggccggcgccgtggtgGAGAACATCACGCCCCGGGTGGGGTCCGAGGTCCGGGGCGTCCAGCTGACGCAGCTATCCAAAGCCGGcctggacgaggtcgccctgctggccgccgagagggGGGTTCTTGTGTTT AGAGATCAAGACtttgccgacgccggcttcgacaagCAGAGGGAGATTGTGCGGCATTATGGGCCTCTTCACCAG CATCCCACCATGGGATACCCCAAAGGCACCGGCCCCGAGTTCCATGTCGTCTACGCAGACGAAAAGGC AGGCAATCTCCGAACCCTCCTCGGCCCCCGCGCGGCCTACGATCTATGGCACGTCGACCAGACCTTCACGCCCAACGTGCCCTCGACCACCTTCTTCTGGGTCCTCGAGCAGCcggcctcgggcggcggcgacaccgCCTTCACCTCCCTGACCGCCGCCTACGCCGCCCTCTCGCCGGCCTTCCGCgccaccctcgccggcctgcgCCTCTTCCAcacctcggcctccgtcGGTGAGGTCGCccgcgtcggcgccgagcgcgccctcgccgaagcCGTCTCCACGACGCACCCGCTCGTCGCCCGCCACCCCGTCACGGGCGCGCCCGCGCTCTTCGTGAACCCGACCATTGCGCGCCGCGTCGAGGGTTTCCTTCCCGAGGAATCGGACGCGCTGCTGGGCTTCCTGCACAACCACATCCGGAGCCTCGACTTTGGCTGCCGCGTCAAGTGGGAGAGGggctccgtcgtcgtgtGGGACCAGCGCAGCGTCGCGCACAGCGCCGTGCCGGATTTCCGGGACGGCGAGAGAAGACACATGGTGAGGATCATCCCGTACGGGAGCCGGCCCGAGCCCGCGTTCCCCGAGGAGTATGAGCGGGCGCTGGGTAGAGAGGTGTAG